The following are encoded together in the Tamandua tetradactyla isolate mTamTet1 chromosome 14, mTamTet1.pri, whole genome shotgun sequence genome:
- the LOC143655075 gene encoding olfactory receptor 4F3/4F16/4F29-like, with amino-acid sequence MDGANNSTVSEFVFLGLSNSWEIQLLLFVYSSAFYVASMMTNSLIVLTVASDPHLHSPMYFLLANLSFIDLGISSVLTPKMIYDLFRKHKVISFGGCITQIFFIHIIGSVEMVLLIAMAFDRYIAICKPLHYLTIMSRKMCIFFLIAAWIIGLIHSGTQLSFVIKLPFCGPNVLDSFYCDLPRFIKLACIDTYRLEFMVTVNSGFISLGSFIILVISYVFVLVTVWKRSSEGLSKALSTLSSHIIVVILFFGPCIFVYTWPHPTSHADKLLAVFTAVLTPFLNSVIYTFRNKDMKMAMRRVCSLLTIYRKMS; translated from the coding sequence ATGGATGGAGCAAATAATTCCACTGTGTCAGAATTCGTGTTCTTGGGACTCTCCAATTCTTGGGAGATCCAACTTCTTCTCTTTGTGTACTCCTCTGCATTTTATGTGGCAAGCATGATGACAAACTCTCTCATTGTGCTCACAGTAGCTTCTGACCCTCATTTACACTCCCCAATGTACTTTTTGCTGGCCAATCTCTCTTTCATTGACCTGGGTATTTCTTCTGTCCTTACCCCCAAGATGATTTATGACCTGTTCAGAAAGCACAAAGTCATCTCCTTTGGAGGCTGCATCACTCAGATCTTCTTCATTCACATCATCGGTAGTGTGGAGATGGTGCTACTTATAGCCATGGCCTTTGACAGATACATTGCCATATGTAAACCTCTCCACTATTTGACTATCATGAGCcgaaaaatgtgcattttttttctgattgctgCATGGATAATTGGTTTGATCCACTCTGGGACTCAACTGAGTTTTGTTATAAAATTGCCATTCTGTGGTCCTAACGTGTTGGATAGTTTTTATTGTGACCTTCCTCGGTTCATCAAACTTGCCTGCATAGACACCTACAGACTAGAGTTCATGGTCACAGTCAACAGTGGGTTTATATCTCTGGGATCATTCATCATTTTGGTCATCTCCTATGTTTTTGTCTTGGTCACAGTCTGGAAACGCTCTTCAGAGGGATTATCCAAGGCCCTCTCCACTTtgtcatctcatatcattgtAGTGATTTTGTTCTTTGGTCCTTGCATCTTTGTTTATACCTGGCCTCACCCCACTTCGCATGCAGACAAATTACTTGCTGTTTTCACTGCAGTTCTCACTCCTTTTTTGAATTCAGTCATCTATACATTCAGGAACAAAGACATGAAGATGGCAATGAGAAGAGTATGCAGCCTACTTACCATTTATAGAAAAATGTCTTAA